Proteins encoded in a region of the Syntrophales bacterium genome:
- a CDS encoding FAD-binding oxidoreductase has product MRRWNGWGDPSITMELAEPGRNLLEEVLGKGTPWEDCSRRSLLERVPKSKLSEHALVATDPESRLDHAHGQSLPDWISLRGGTLDRFPDGVAFPADQEEIQELLDFSTYQKATVIPYGGGTSVLGHLTVPDTGRPVLTVSLKRLNRFIHFDPYSLLAGFETGIMGPDLEAHLQSRGFTLGHYPQSFEYSSLGGWLATRSSGQYSTRYGRIDELFMGGTVTGPGGVLTIKPYPASAAGPDLRHLLLGSEGRMGIITEAVLRISPLPERDDIVGLFFPSWDRAVEGIRSLFSEPFPLSIVRLSNALETEVNLALSGQDRSTALLRRLLRVRGIGRGEGCMCLVGFTGTARRVAAARRATESVLKKEKAFFLGKVMGRAWKRTRFRIPYLRNSLWSAGYAVETIETAAPWKSVTELMVALETALSESLVPWNERLLVFSHLSSPYSTGSNVYTTALFRLAPTPEETLERWRRVKEAAAGAIVACGGTISHQHGVGLDHKPWLEGEKGRLGMDITAAAFSSMDPDGRMNTTKLL; this is encoded by the coding sequence ATGCGACGATGGAATGGTTGGGGTGACCCGTCGATTACCATGGAACTGGCGGAACCGGGGAGAAACCTCCTCGAAGAGGTACTGGGGAAGGGAACCCCGTGGGAGGACTGTTCCCGCCGGTCATTGCTTGAGCGGGTCCCGAAAAGCAAGTTGTCGGAACATGCCCTTGTCGCGACCGATCCGGAAAGCCGCCTCGATCACGCCCACGGACAAAGCCTTCCCGACTGGATTTCTTTAAGAGGAGGCACGCTGGACCGTTTCCCCGATGGAGTCGCCTTTCCCGCCGATCAGGAAGAGATTCAGGAACTTCTTGATTTTTCCACCTACCAGAAAGCGACGGTCATTCCCTATGGAGGCGGGACCAGCGTGCTGGGCCATCTCACGGTGCCGGACACAGGGAGACCGGTGCTCACCGTATCCCTGAAACGTCTCAACCGGTTCATTCATTTCGATCCTTACAGCCTGCTCGCCGGTTTCGAGACAGGAATCATGGGCCCCGACCTGGAGGCCCATCTCCAGTCCCGGGGGTTCACCCTCGGACACTATCCCCAATCCTTCGAGTACTCCTCCCTGGGCGGATGGTTGGCAACGCGATCCAGCGGCCAATACTCCACACGCTACGGGAGGATTGACGAACTCTTCATGGGCGGGACCGTCACAGGACCCGGCGGGGTCCTGACCATCAAGCCCTATCCGGCGTCGGCCGCCGGTCCCGATCTGCGACATCTGCTCCTCGGTTCCGAGGGGCGGATGGGGATAATCACCGAGGCTGTCCTCAGGATATCGCCGTTACCGGAGCGCGACGACATCGTGGGCCTGTTCTTTCCCTCCTGGGACCGGGCTGTGGAGGGCATCAGGAGTCTTTTCTCCGAGCCGTTTCCGCTGTCCATTGTGCGCCTCAGCAATGCCCTTGAAACAGAGGTTAACCTGGCCCTTTCCGGGCAGGATCGGTCGACGGCTTTGTTGAGACGGCTGCTGCGAGTCCGGGGCATCGGCCGGGGAGAGGGTTGCATGTGCCTCGTGGGTTTTACCGGTACGGCCCGTCGCGTCGCCGCGGCCCGCCGGGCGACGGAATCGGTGCTGAAAAAAGAAAAGGCTTTCTTTCTGGGAAAGGTCATGGGCAGGGCCTGGAAGAGAACCAGATTCAGAATCCCCTATCTCAGAAATTCACTCTGGAGCGCCGGATATGCTGTGGAAACGATCGAAACGGCCGCGCCCTGGAAAAGCGTAACAGAACTGATGGTGGCGCTTGAAACGGCCCTTTCGGAAAGCCTCGTTCCATGGAACGAGAGACTGCTGGTTTTTTCACACCTGTCGAGCCCCTATTCCACGGGGTCCAACGTATACACCACCGCTCTGTTCCGCCTCGCCCCGACACCGGAAGAAACCCTGGAACGCTGGAGGCGGGTGAAAGAAGCTGCCGCCGGGGCCATCGTGGCCTGCGGAGGAACCATAAGTCACCAGCACGGTGTAGGTCTTGACCACAAGCCCTGGCTGGAAGGTGAAAAGGGACGCCTGGGGATGGATATCACGGCGGCGGCGTTTTCGTCCATGGATCCCGACGGGCGCATGAATACGACGAAACTGTTGTGA